The following proteins come from a genomic window of Thiothrix winogradskyi:
- a CDS encoding MvaI/BcnI family restriction endonuclease produces MESINSLLQLMESHGAIRFYAKKLAPNDNSKNQFYLGGGFSALHTIPHGSLYVDDSNIAKGKTSRTKADVTFYWVDKNGRYLAPNAQLILYPEYPEVRMSGLLKGCRHAPSNVIASRDEGRTLFLGITPNGDVLGYAATPDDPLSKELYALTSNNVNVSSVLIELFPPDKKQNTRVLLLEALKEICEKNWIDSQKLGKDGVITPYSARNGGGYTLEAELGISPNGNSEPDYLGWEIKQYGVNDFRSFKPKSPVTLMTPEPTGGFYCDNGVPDFLRRFGYPDKSGKVDRINFGGIYTIGRTYHADTGLRLILDGYDQQSGKITDMAGCIGLETQAGEIAASWSFTGMLDHWNRKHAQAAYIPSLFRTPPPEYAFGCQVLLCEETDFLLFLKAIANGTISYDPAIKMEKASSPKPVTKRRSQFRIKHDNLINLYYKHETVDLS; encoded by the coding sequence ATGGAATCAATTAACTCGCTCTTACAGCTCATGGAATCACATGGAGCAATCCGTTTCTATGCGAAAAAGTTAGCGCCTAACGATAACTCAAAAAATCAGTTCTACCTTGGAGGTGGCTTTTCTGCCTTGCACACTATTCCTCATGGTTCCCTCTACGTGGACGATAGCAATATAGCTAAAGGCAAAACGTCACGCACAAAAGCCGATGTTACCTTCTATTGGGTCGATAAGAACGGACGTTATCTTGCCCCGAATGCTCAACTTATTCTGTATCCCGAATACCCGGAAGTACGCATGTCTGGGCTTCTAAAAGGTTGCCGTCATGCCCCCTCAAACGTGATCGCTTCCCGCGATGAAGGCAGGACATTGTTCCTTGGTATCACCCCAAACGGCGATGTATTGGGTTACGCTGCTACCCCGGATGACCCGTTGAGCAAGGAGCTTTATGCGCTTACCAGCAATAACGTCAACGTCAGCAGTGTTCTTATTGAGCTATTCCCACCTGATAAAAAGCAAAATACCCGCGTTCTGCTATTAGAAGCCTTGAAGGAAATTTGTGAGAAAAACTGGATAGATTCACAGAAACTGGGGAAAGATGGTGTGATCACACCTTACAGTGCCAGAAATGGCGGCGGCTATACGTTAGAGGCAGAATTGGGCATTTCCCCGAATGGTAACTCAGAACCAGACTACCTTGGATGGGAAATCAAACAGTATGGTGTCAACGATTTCCGCTCTTTTAAGCCCAAAAGCCCCGTAACACTGATGACACCCGAACCCACTGGTGGATTTTATTGTGATAACGGCGTACCTGATTTCCTGCGTCGCTTCGGCTATCCCGACAAAAGTGGCAAGGTTGACCGCATCAATTTTGGCGGCATTTATACAATCGGTCGCACCTACCACGCCGACACAGGCTTACGTTTGATCTTAGATGGTTACGATCAGCAATCGGGGAAAATCACCGATATGGCAGGCTGTATTGGTCTTGAAACCCAAGCTGGAGAAATAGCTGCATCGTGGAGCTTTACCGGTATGCTGGATCATTGGAACCGCAAACACGCGCAAGCCGCTTATATTCCGTCGCTATTTCGGACTCCTCCCCCCGAATATGCATTTGGTTGCCAAGTTTTGCTATGCGAAGAAACCGACTTCTTGCTGTTCCTGAAAGCGATAGCAAACGGAACCATTTCCTATGACCCCGCGATCAAGATGGAAAAAGCTTCATCCCCAAAACCTGTCACCAAGCGGCGTAGTCAGTTTCGGATTAAACACGACAACCTCATCAACCTTTATTACAAACATGAGACTGTCGATCTTTCATAG
- the dcm gene encoding DNA (cytosine-5-)-methyltransferase — protein MYEVRASTVLQCLEEAAHYYNHSEIAEKLGVNPSTVGRWLKHETEPKHGILYGLQQMLMPFGKPADSADFTFIDLFAGIGGIRKAFELQGGRCVFTSEWDSYAQRTYHANFADGQPIAGDITTIPEANIPAHDVLLAGFPCQPFSIAGVSKKNALGRAHGFEDETQGTLFFDVARIIKAKRPGAFLLENVKNLQSHDKGNTFRIILHTLREELGYQVHWTTIDGQHWTPQHRERTVIVGFREPTAFSWDALQLPGKGRITLGNILHKTDGSEPVLEHDEGRYFDHANRKIHDKYTLTNNLWKYLQDYSDKHKAKGNGFGFGLAYANSVTRTLSARYYKDGSEILVWQGEDKNPRRLTPRECARLMGYPDSFRIPVSDTRAYKQFGNSVVMPVFREVARVMKPWIMQQTYKPLMADMWINQDDSTPLFVMETDYVVSRNDSRTYG, from the coding sequence ATGTACGAAGTCAGAGCGTCAACGGTGTTGCAGTGTTTGGAAGAGGCTGCGCACTACTACAACCATTCCGAAATTGCTGAAAAGCTGGGAGTTAACCCCAGCACCGTCGGACGCTGGCTAAAACATGAGACAGAGCCAAAACATGGCATTCTGTACGGCCTGCAACAGATGTTGATGCCGTTTGGCAAACCCGCTGACAGTGCCGATTTCACCTTCATCGACCTGTTTGCAGGGATTGGTGGTATCCGCAAAGCATTTGAATTACAAGGTGGGCGCTGTGTGTTTACCAGCGAGTGGGACTCCTACGCCCAACGTACCTACCACGCCAACTTTGCCGATGGGCAACCCATTGCCGGGGACATTACCACGATACCCGAAGCGAACATTCCGGCACATGACGTACTATTAGCCGGTTTTCCCTGCCAGCCGTTTTCGATTGCGGGAGTCTCGAAGAAAAATGCCCTTGGACGGGCGCACGGTTTTGAGGATGAAACTCAAGGCACGCTGTTTTTCGATGTGGCACGCATCATCAAAGCCAAACGCCCCGGTGCATTCTTGCTGGAAAACGTCAAGAATCTGCAATCCCATGACAAGGGCAATACGTTCCGTATCATCCTGCACACCTTGCGGGAAGAACTTGGCTATCAGGTTCACTGGACAACCATTGATGGGCAGCACTGGACACCCCAGCACCGTGAACGCACGGTCATTGTCGGCTTCCGCGAACCAACCGCATTTAGCTGGGATGCACTGCAACTGCCGGGCAAAGGACGCATCACGCTAGGTAACATCCTACACAAGACCGATGGTAGCGAACCTGTACTGGAACACGACGAAGGTCGCTATTTCGATCATGCCAACCGCAAGATTCATGACAAATACACCCTAACCAACAATCTTTGGAAATACCTGCAAGATTATTCTGACAAGCATAAGGCTAAGGGTAACGGCTTTGGTTTTGGGCTGGCGTATGCCAATAGCGTGACCCGTACCCTTTCCGCCCGTTATTACAAAGATGGCTCGGAAATACTGGTCTGGCAAGGCGAAGACAAAAACCCGCGCCGCCTCACCCCGCGAGAATGTGCGCGGCTGATGGGCTACCCGGACAGTTTCCGTATTCCGGTGTCGGATACACGGGCGTACAAACAGTTCGGCAACTCAGTGGTGATGCCTGTCTTCCGCGAAGTTGCCCGCGTGATGAAACCCTGGATAATGCAACAAACTTACAAACCCCTGATGGCTGATATGTGGATCAATCAGGATGACTCAACCCCTTTATTTGTAATGGAGACAGACTATGTTGTCAGTAGAAATGATTCCCGCACTTACGGATAA
- the dcm gene encoding DNA (cytosine-5-)-methyltransferase: MYSVAQVADMLGVSKETLRRWDNSGKLPSTRNPMNNYRFYDKDQLRQFEELRFIFDDSKRPVITPDHAYKTIELFAGAGGLAIGLEKAGLDTVLLNEIDKNACDTLKANRPHWNVQCGDIGKLDFTPYHNQIDVVTGGFPCQAFSYAGKKMGFEDARGTLFFEFARAIKETNPKLFMAENVRGLLNHDDGKTLENIRSVINELGYTLLEPHVMKAIFYRVPQKRERLLLVGIRNDLAGLVKFHWPRPYQKIYTLKDALKAGELFPCHVPTSAGQGYPAKKAAVMAQVPPGGYWRDLPEDVQKAYMMQSYYLGGGKTGMARRMHWDEPCLTLTCAPAQKQTERCHPEETRPFTVREYARIQTFPDDWQFKGALTSQYKQIGNAVPSNMAYELGLSLVDFLNRLCGEHDVQPAGMPVQQNLRFG, translated from the coding sequence ATGTACTCTGTCGCACAAGTTGCCGATATGTTGGGTGTCTCAAAGGAAACGCTACGCCGCTGGGATAACAGCGGGAAGCTACCCTCTACGCGCAACCCTATGAATAATTACCGTTTTTACGACAAAGACCAATTGCGGCAATTCGAGGAGTTACGCTTCATTTTTGATGATTCCAAACGTCCGGTAATCACTCCAGACCACGCCTATAAAACCATTGAACTGTTCGCGGGTGCAGGTGGTTTGGCGATTGGGTTGGAAAAAGCAGGGCTAGATACCGTACTGCTGAATGAAATCGACAAAAATGCCTGCGATACCCTCAAAGCCAACCGCCCTCACTGGAACGTACAATGTGGCGATATTGGCAAGTTAGATTTCACGCCATACCATAACCAAATTGACGTAGTAACGGGTGGTTTCCCCTGCCAAGCGTTTAGTTATGCAGGCAAAAAAATGGGCTTTGAAGATGCCCGTGGCACACTGTTTTTCGAGTTTGCCCGCGCCATCAAAGAAACCAATCCCAAGCTATTCATGGCGGAAAATGTGCGCGGATTACTCAACCACGACGATGGTAAAACGCTGGAAAATATTCGTTCCGTCATCAACGAACTGGGCTACACACTGCTTGAACCGCACGTGATGAAAGCCATTTTCTATCGTGTCCCGCAAAAACGTGAACGTTTACTACTGGTTGGTATCCGCAATGATCTTGCCGGATTGGTAAAATTCCACTGGCCTCGCCCCTATCAAAAAATCTACACGCTCAAAGATGCCTTGAAAGCGGGCGAACTGTTTCCTTGCCATGTTCCAACCTCCGCTGGGCAAGGCTACCCTGCCAAAAAAGCCGCAGTAATGGCACAAGTTCCCCCCGGTGGTTACTGGCGTGATTTGCCGGAAGACGTGCAAAAAGCCTATATGATGCAAAGTTATTACCTCGGTGGCGGCAAAACCGGCATGGCGCGGCGGATGCATTGGGACGAACCTTGCCTAACCCTCACCTGCGCCCCCGCACAAAAACAGACTGAGCGTTGCCACCCCGAAGAAACCCGTCCGTTTACCGTGCGCGAATATGCCCGCATCCAAACCTTCCCAGATGATTGGCAATTCAAGGGCGCGTTGACTTCGCAATACAAGCAGATTGGCAATGCCGTGCCCAGCAATATGGCGTATGAACTGGGGCTGTCACTCGTGGATTTTCTGAATCGGCTATGTGGTGAGCATGATGTTCAGCCTGCGGGGATGCCCGTACAACAAAACCTCAGGTTTGGCTGA
- a CDS encoding TdeIII family type II restriction endonuclease yields MLTRENAKTLVKNTIKNSITEFAAKSLKKKAKFQILDLIIPKERKIRSIVGGLETSLGTTLWEPLAKALARENGFTVVESNLQSPANMPSNLNNALQSIIDDRKRGNGLYDAKISHDEIKRVCQHFINRPIETFEAPPRGKGVDIWLSKDGIDYFFDIKTVQPNLPTLTGCMEQVLYWYAYFYSKHPTGSATARIVFPYNPNSGKSFWKGVIGGGRPLEADNEAWVENQFWDFCSGLEDAYEIITTSFTELRASGELESSIDLLLNTYD; encoded by the coding sequence ATGTTGACGCGAGAAAATGCAAAAACTTTAGTAAAAAACACCATCAAGAACAGCATTACAGAATTTGCCGCCAAGTCCCTCAAGAAAAAAGCAAAATTTCAGATTTTGGATCTCATCATCCCCAAAGAGCGCAAAATCCGCTCAATTGTTGGCGGACTTGAAACATCGTTAGGCACAACATTGTGGGAACCTTTAGCCAAAGCGTTAGCGCGGGAAAATGGTTTCACGGTCGTTGAATCAAACCTGCAAAGCCCTGCCAATATGCCTTCTAACCTGAACAACGCGCTTCAATCCATTATTGATGATCGTAAACGGGGCAATGGCTTGTACGATGCAAAAATCAGCCATGATGAAATCAAAAGAGTGTGCCAGCACTTCATTAACCGACCTATTGAAACTTTCGAGGCTCCCCCAAGAGGCAAGGGTGTTGACATCTGGTTATCTAAAGATGGGATTGACTACTTTTTTGATATTAAAACGGTTCAACCTAACTTGCCCACACTGACGGGTTGCATGGAGCAAGTATTGTACTGGTATGCCTATTTTTATTCCAAACATCCGACGGGTTCAGCCACTGCAAGAATTGTGTTTCCTTACAATCCAAATTCAGGAAAATCATTCTGGAAAGGCGTAATTGGTGGCGGTAGACCACTTGAGGCAGACAATGAGGCTTGGGTAGAAAATCAATTCTGGGATTTCTGTTCGGGTTTGGAAGATGCCTATGAAATCATTACAACATCCTTCACTGAGTTACGAGCATCGGGGGAACTGGAAAGCTCAATTGATTTACTTTTAAACACTTATGACTGA
- the speE gene encoding polyamine aminopropyltransferase — protein MTTQPNWFTELSDSGTIFGLELTDAGKIHEEQTPFQKLEIYDTKTFGKLMTLDGCTMVTTRDNFVYHEMMAHPVMFSHPSPKRVCIIGGGDCGTLREVLRHPEVEAAIQIDIDERVTRVSEMFFPELCESNNDPRATLAFEDGIAWINNAEPGSLDVLIVDSTDPVGPGAVLYSEEFFRGCWRALGENGLLVQQSESPLVHAEKIIKPMHDTMRKAGFSDTKLHQFQLVSYPTGWWSCTIAAKAGKVEFARQTAAEALAFPTRYYNAGVHQGSAALPQFMKELLG, from the coding sequence ATGACAACCCAACCTAACTGGTTTACTGAACTTTCTGATTCCGGCACGATTTTCGGGCTGGAATTAACCGATGCGGGCAAAATTCACGAAGAGCAAACCCCGTTCCAAAAGCTCGAAATCTACGATACTAAAACCTTCGGCAAGCTGATGACGCTGGATGGTTGCACGATGGTCACGACTCGCGACAACTTCGTTTACCATGAAATGATGGCGCATCCTGTCATGTTCAGCCACCCATCCCCGAAGCGTGTGTGCATTATCGGTGGTGGTGATTGCGGCACGTTGCGTGAAGTGTTGCGCCACCCCGAAGTTGAAGCTGCCATCCAAATTGACATCGACGAGCGTGTTACCCGCGTCAGCGAAATGTTTTTCCCCGAATTGTGTGAATCCAATAATGACCCGCGTGCGACACTGGCGTTTGAAGACGGCATTGCGTGGATCAATAATGCCGAACCGGGTTCGTTGGATGTGCTGATTGTGGATAGCACTGACCCGGTGGGGCCTGGCGCGGTGTTGTATAGCGAAGAGTTTTTCCGTGGCTGCTGGCGTGCACTGGGCGAAAATGGCTTGCTGGTACAGCAAAGCGAATCGCCGTTGGTTCACGCAGAAAAAATCATCAAGCCGATGCACGATACCATGCGTAAAGCGGGTTTCAGCGATACGAAATTGCATCAGTTCCAGTTAGTGAGCTATCCGACTGGCTGGTGGAGCTGCACGATTGCGGCGAAAGCGGGCAAGGTGGAATTTGCACGGCAAACGGCGGCGGAAGCGTTGGCGTTCCCAACCCGTTATTACAACGCGGGTGTGCATCAGGGCAGCGCGGCGTTACCACAGTTTATGAAGGAATTGTTGGGTTAA
- a CDS encoding thrombospondin type 3 repeat-containing protein, with the protein MSTIHHSGVRRASLRLMLASSLIASLATNAYAAEPANNTRISAAEAAEEAAAAAKVAREAEIEARKTAHIAAQTAAKAAAQAAAEASVANRLAAQAAAQAEAMRRKLQPATAGNTTTTAANDVASAVTNNPAVTTNTPTGPRAELGVTQNKTWGTGGSVKIEAGNETLAGQLETDFTADAQASKASAAWQFQDNRVLTGSVGYTTANAAKALGMEDAAGDLSASNVQVGLHSGDSAVVYEKGQADDADLSSTQRYVGKKWQEISAQQRLLVGEQAEILVSAGVREEELGGLKDVRATGGVEGNYYLADQKGKLSAGVQNWQEGGNYEAKLRYERQMGTNNNANWFTEAKSTQGSRSDVQWMTGLALGEGQNYTRPAAGTVNALTALDRDKNTLHYSQFDGGLGQAEEKPDNTAPRLLSTPSIVVEAGKSASTALTLSEAGSVSLSAPAGITATLADGGASASNHTLSVATSTALVAGNYTIRLTATDAKGNSSGAEIPVLVSAAPVTPPVEPSAPVVLDADKDGVPDATDNCPTNANSNQADTDNDGLGDACDPQDDRDTDGDGVKNYLDQCSSTPSGVSVTSTGCQVIRLDSTRTTSLSVYTGNAVAFFYAIPDLTKIENAQTRITATSSVGTPRITISSNAAVVSVTGAGIDGGIPLTIQLFIDGALAATAK; encoded by the coding sequence ATGTCGACTATCCATCATTCCGGTGTCCGCCGTGCTTCCTTGCGTTTAATGCTGGCTTCAAGCCTGATTGCCAGCCTTGCCACCAATGCCTATGCTGCTGAACCTGCCAACAATACGCGAATCAGTGCTGCCGAAGCCGCTGAAGAAGCCGCTGCTGCTGCCAAAGTTGCCAGAGAAGCTGAAATAGAGGCCCGAAAAACCGCGCACATTGCTGCCCAAACCGCCGCCAAAGCGGCTGCCCAAGCCGCTGCCGAAGCCTCTGTTGCCAATCGGCTGGCTGCCCAAGCCGCTGCTCAGGCTGAAGCCATGCGCCGCAAGCTGCAACCCGCCACGGCTGGCAACACCACCACGACCGCGGCCAATGATGTAGCCTCTGCCGTAACCAATAATCCCGCCGTTACCACTAACACTCCCACCGGCCCACGGGCAGAACTGGGGGTCACTCAGAATAAGACTTGGGGTACAGGCGGTAGCGTCAAAATCGAAGCAGGTAACGAAACCCTCGCAGGCCAACTGGAAACCGACTTCACCGCCGATGCCCAAGCCAGCAAAGCCTCGGCTGCGTGGCAGTTTCAGGATAACCGTGTCCTGACTGGCAGCGTCGGCTACACCACCGCCAATGCCGCCAAAGCTCTAGGAATGGAAGATGCCGCCGGTGATCTGAGCGCCAGCAATGTGCAAGTAGGTTTGCACAGCGGTGACAGTGCCGTGGTGTATGAAAAGGGGCAAGCCGATGATGCCGATCTTTCCTCCACCCAGCGTTATGTGGGCAAGAAATGGCAGGAAATCAGCGCCCAACAACGCTTACTGGTGGGAGAGCAAGCCGAAATATTGGTCAGCGCGGGGGTGCGGGAAGAAGAACTTGGCGGACTAAAAGATGTCCGTGCTACAGGCGGGGTGGAAGGGAATTATTACCTCGCCGACCAAAAGGGCAAGCTGTCTGCCGGAGTGCAAAACTGGCAGGAAGGGGGCAATTATGAAGCCAAACTGCGCTATGAACGCCAAATGGGAACCAACAACAACGCCAACTGGTTTACTGAAGCCAAAAGCACTCAGGGCAGCCGCAGCGATGTGCAATGGATGACTGGTCTGGCGTTAGGGGAAGGCCAAAATTACACCCGCCCCGCCGCAGGCACGGTCAACGCCCTCACGGCTCTCGACCGAGACAAGAACACCCTGCATTACAGCCAATTTGACGGTGGCTTGGGTCAAGCGGAAGAAAAACCGGATAACACCGCCCCACGGCTGCTCAGCACCCCCTCTATTGTTGTTGAGGCTGGGAAAAGTGCCAGCACGGCACTGACATTGAGTGAAGCTGGCAGCGTCAGCTTATCAGCACCTGCTGGCATTACCGCAACACTGGCAGATGGTGGCGCGAGCGCCAGCAATCATACTCTCAGCGTTGCAACATCCACGGCACTGGTAGCAGGCAATTACACCATCCGGCTCACTGCCACTGATGCCAAAGGTAACAGCAGCGGCGCTGAGATTCCTGTTCTGGTAAGTGCTGCCCCCGTCACCCCCCCTGTTGAACCATCTGCTCCGGTGGTATTGGATGCCGACAAGGATGGAGTACCGGATGCAACTGACAATTGCCCAACCAATGCCAATTCTAATCAGGCAGATACCGACAACGATGGCTTAGGCGATGCGTGCGACCCCCAAGACGACCGTGACACCGATGGCGACGGGGTAAAAAATTATTTGGATCAGTGTTCAAGCACGCCTAGTGGTGTCAGTGTTACCAGCACTGGTTGTCAGGTTATTCGTCTGGATAGCACCCGCACTACCAGTCTCAGCGTATATACAGGTAATGCGGTGGCATTTTTCTACGCCATTCCTGATTTGACGAAAATCGAGAATGCACAAACACGAATTACTGCAACGAGTTCTGTCGGCACACCACGTATTACCATCAGCTCAAATGCAGCCGTTGTCTCAGTAACAGGTGCTGGTATTGATGGCGGAATACCGCTGACAATCCAGTTGTTCATTGACGGTGCACTCGCAGCGACGGCTAAATAA
- a CDS encoding DUF494 family protein has product MKENTLDVLFYLFDNYPDMGDNLPEDRASMHGYLQDAGFLNSEITRAFDWLESLGDDAERVEVTYRSCTTRIFSPQERYWLDGECQGYLIFLEHAGVISAEAREQILDRVLELQDEDFNLDRLKWVVLMVLLNRPEEGNSFFWAEGLSVSGEAPVFH; this is encoded by the coding sequence ATGAAAGAAAATACGCTGGACGTTCTCTTCTACCTTTTTGACAATTATCCCGACATGGGTGACAACCTGCCGGAAGACCGCGCCTCCATGCACGGTTATTTGCAAGACGCTGGTTTCCTGAATAGCGAAATTACCCGCGCTTTCGATTGGCTGGAAAGCCTCGGTGACGACGCAGAGCGCGTGGAAGTGACCTACCGCTCGTGCACCACGCGCATCTTTTCCCCACAAGAACGTTATTGGCTGGATGGCGAATGCCAAGGCTATTTAATATTCTTAGAACACGCTGGCGTGATCAGCGCTGAAGCCCGCGAACAAATCCTCGACCGCGTGCTGGAATTACAGGACGAAGACTTTAACCTCGACCGCCTCAAATGGGTGGTATTAATGGTATTGCTGAATCGCCCTGAAGAAGGCAATAGCTTTTTCTGGGCAGAAGGCTTGAGCGTTTCTGGCGAAGCCCCCGTGTTTCATTGA
- the dprA gene encoding DNA-processing protein DprA: protein MLTDSELRARLHFWRAKGMGPGSLRRIVEHFGGAAEALRVSDSALLEAGLKQEGIAAYRAQDRDAALPDWRWLEAADDHHILVPEDSRYPALLKRIRTAPPVLFALGNPDLLNDPQIGMVGSRNPTQGGKENARAFAAHFATNGLTVTSGLAVGIDAHSHEASLDAGGNTIAVVGNGLDIIYPLRNRKLAERIAAQGCIVSEFPIGIPAHPQHFPRRNRIISGMSFGVLIVEAALQSGTLVTARHAMEQGREVFAIPGSIHNPLARGCHHLIRQGAKLVETANDILEEIAPQLNVWLQQDKANPATPGQAVLNLSAQLPDTDTFDPEYAQVLDALGYEPLPIDQIILNTGLTADAVSSILLMLELHNLVAACGGGHYMRLGSGTGN from the coding sequence ATGCTCACTGATTCAGAACTTCGCGCTCGTCTGCATTTCTGGCGTGCCAAAGGCATGGGCCCCGGCAGCCTGCGCCGCATTGTGGAACATTTCGGCGGTGCGGCGGAAGCCTTGCGTGTGTCTGACAGTGCCTTGCTGGAAGCAGGTTTGAAACAGGAAGGCATTGCCGCCTACCGTGCGCAAGACCGTGATGCCGCGCTCCCCGATTGGCGTTGGCTGGAAGCCGCCGATGATCACCATATTCTCGTGCCCGAAGACAGCCGTTACCCCGCCTTGCTCAAACGCATTCGCACCGCGCCGCCGGTATTGTTTGCCCTCGGCAACCCCGATTTGCTGAATGATCCGCAAATCGGCATGGTGGGCAGCCGCAACCCGACCCAAGGCGGCAAAGAAAACGCCCGCGCCTTTGCCGCACATTTCGCCACGAATGGTTTAACCGTTACAAGCGGTCTAGCTGTCGGAATTGATGCACACAGCCACGAAGCCTCCTTGGACGCTGGCGGTAACACCATTGCGGTAGTGGGCAACGGTCTCGACATTATTTACCCACTGCGCAATCGCAAACTGGCAGAACGCATTGCTGCACAAGGCTGCATCGTCTCCGAATTCCCCATCGGTATTCCCGCACACCCGCAACATTTTCCACGCCGCAACCGCATTATCAGCGGCATGAGTTTTGGCGTATTGATTGTGGAAGCGGCATTGCAAAGCGGAACGCTCGTCACCGCCCGCCATGCGATGGAACAAGGGCGCGAAGTATTTGCCATTCCCGGCTCGATTCACAACCCGTTGGCACGCGGTTGCCACCATTTGATCCGCCAAGGCGCAAAATTAGTCGAAACCGCCAACGACATTTTGGAGGAAATTGCGCCACAACTAAACGTTTGGTTACAACAAGATAAGGCTAATCCGGCAACACCCGGACAAGCGGTATTGAACCTGTCTGCGCAATTACCCGACACCGATACCTTTGATCCCGAATACGCGCAAGTACTTGATGCGTTGGGCTACGAACCACTACCGATAGACCAGATTATCCTGAATACAGGCTTGACCGCTGACGCGGTTTCATCCATCCTCCTTATGCTTGAACTGCACAACCTTGTAGCAGCATGTGGTGGTGGGCATTACATGCGATTGGGGTCAGGAACTGGAAACTGA
- a CDS encoding transporter substrate-binding and LysM peptidoglycan-binding domain-containing protein, which translates to MQKIIWSCGVALFFLATSLAAAVPPPSPPATTASTPPTEPVNVLAAAKQAGVLRVAMEPDFPPMYWLNEDGKEDGFDYHLALLVAKELGIPTVQAVEDDYSKLPGLAVEGKADMVMGGYIPDDSIEGVYWSDSYLDFGQCLIVPRGSTIKNIKQLRGKTIGAYKDPAVIKWINDTIPDKKALVTYEGVGWFRHLEKRDVDAIIYDYPFTVEEIKPFSSSLQIAAFNLNESTYAIGIKQGNDAMRTAVNTALAKIKESDEYAELIKRYLPFKISNEVPDGSNTYTIQSGDSLGKIAAAKLGTATAWKTLWELNKNRIPNPNLLETGDILIMPKVAEKVTP; encoded by the coding sequence ATGCAAAAAATTATTTGGTCTTGTGGAGTTGCCTTATTTTTTCTGGCAACTAGTCTGGCAGCGGCTGTGCCGCCACCTTCACCACCTGCCACCACTGCAAGCACGCCACCCACCGAGCCGGTGAATGTACTGGCTGCCGCCAAACAAGCGGGTGTATTACGGGTGGCAATGGAACCGGATTTTCCCCCCATGTATTGGCTCAACGAAGACGGCAAGGAAGACGGTTTCGATTACCACTTGGCGCTACTCGTGGCTAAAGAGCTGGGCATTCCGACAGTGCAAGCGGTGGAAGATGATTATTCCAAGCTGCCCGGCTTGGCGGTTGAGGGTAAGGCTGACATGGTGATGGGCGGCTATATCCCTGATGATTCCATTGAGGGGGTCTATTGGTCGGATAGCTATCTGGATTTCGGGCAATGCCTGATTGTGCCGCGTGGTAGCACCATCAAAAATATCAAGCAGTTGCGCGGGAAAACCATTGGCGCTTACAAAGACCCTGCTGTTATCAAGTGGATCAACGACACGATTCCCGACAAAAAAGCACTGGTGACTTACGAAGGTGTGGGCTGGTTTCGTCATCTGGAAAAACGTGATGTCGATGCCATCATTTACGATTACCCGTTTACGGTTGAAGAAATCAAACCGTTTAGCAGCAGTTTACAGATTGCCGCCTTTAACTTGAATGAAAGCACCTACGCCATTGGCATTAAACAGGGTAACGATGCGATGCGTACCGCTGTCAACACTGCGCTTGCGAAGATCAAAGAATCCGATGAATATGCCGAGTTGATCAAACGCTACTTGCCCTTCAAAATTTCCAACGAAGTGCCAGACGGCAGCAATACCTACACCATCCAATCCGGTGATTCGCTTGGCAAAATTGCCGCAGCAAAATTGGGTACGGCGACCGCATGGAAAACGTTATGGGAACTCAACAAAAATCGTATTCCTAACCCTAACTTGTTGGAAACTGGCGATATACTGATTATGCCCAAAGTAGCGGAGAAGGTAACACCGTGA